The Falco peregrinus isolate bFalPer1 chromosome 9, bFalPer1.pri, whole genome shotgun sequence genome includes a window with the following:
- the CBLIF gene encoding LOW QUALITY PROTEIN: cobalamin binding intrinsic factor (The sequence of the model RefSeq protein was modified relative to this genomic sequence to represent the inferred CDS: deleted 5 bases in 5 codons; substituted 1 base at 1 genomic stop codon), which translates to MLLSVAFGIGVLLALAGSTAAHGCGAPHHLVSKLLHQLEDSVKRDEPPNPSILLAMNLAGATDSSARQWLLQQIQKEAVKKSPERXGGAGDMTSGQVALYVLALLSSCQNPQQVHALGTTVDLLSILQQKTDEEMASLGYAGVPITTLYSVSLDALALCLAGAGGYRGPSVMLAKQVLSPESDISVDTRAVAALALTCTYSHVDLQDEQDLLWEALSTVTNEFLDEQEKGNGMIGNIYSMGLALQALGATSKFYAPREWDCTQAFSVVYKHDYRLPMAIAQVLPALVGKSYLEAAHVDCDAIAGMSPSLQLFLSPKLGTAGVHRASITVHYSVINKLRGKHFSYTISVQVPRGSTLLRVLQEAAAKEPNKFSFKTEQTSWGPMVVSIHGLAASSADRTYWQFLSGQDALQEGVGTYKPHMGEHIQAVFSTY; encoded by the exons ATGTTGCTCAGCGTGGCTTTTGGC ATTGGGGTCCTGCTGGCGCTGGCAGGCAGCACGGCCGCGCACGGCTGCGGTG CCCCGCACCACCTGGTCTCCAAGCTGCTGCACCAGCTGGAGGACTCTGTCAAGAGAGATGAGCCACCAAACCCCAGCATCCTGCTGGCCATGAACCTGGCCGGGGCCACCGACAGTTCTGCCCGCCAGTGGCTGCTCCAGCAGATACAGAAGGAAGCCgtgaaaaaaagcccagaaaggtagggaggggcagggg ACATGACCTCGGGACAGGTGGCTCTGTACGTGCTcgccctcctctcctcctgccagaaCCCCCAGCAAGTCCACGCG TTGGGCACAACTGTCGACCtgctcagcatcctgcagcagaaaACGGATGAGGAGATGGCCAGCCTTGGGTACGCC GGTGTCCCAATAACCACCCTGTACAGCGTGAGCCTGGACGCC CTGGCCCTATGCCTGGCAGGGGCGGGTGGCTACCGAGGGCCATCTGTGATGCTGGCCAAGCAGGTGCTGAGCCCTGAGAGCGACATCTCCGTGG ACACCCGTGCCGTGGCGGCGCTGGCACTGACATGCACGTACAGCCACGTGGATCTCCAGGATGAGCAGGATCTGCTCTGGGAGGCACTGTCGACAGTGACCAACGAATTCCTCGACGAGCAGGAGAAAGGC AATGGCATGATTGGGAACATCTACAGCATGGGGCTGGCCCTGCAG GCACTGGGGGCCACAAGTAAGTTTTATGCCCCACGGGAGTGGGACTGCACCCAGGCCTTCTCGGTGGTGTACAAGCATGACTAC CGCCTGCCCATGGCCATTGCCCAGGTCCTGCCTGCCCTCGTGGGCAAGTCGTACCTGGAAGCGGCTCATGTGGATTGCGACGCCATTGCTGGTATGTCCCCAAGCTTACAGTTGTTCCTGTCCCCAAAGCTGGGTACAGCTGGGGTTCACAGAG cctccaTCACGGTGCACTACTCCGTCATCAACAAGCTGCGGGGAAAGCACTTCAGCTACACCATCTCAGTGCAGGTCCCACGCGGCTCCACGCTGCtcagggtgctgcaggaggcGGCAGCGAAGGAGCCCAACAAGTTCAG CTTCAAGACGGAGCAGACGTCCTGGGGCCCCATGGTAGTCTCCATCCACGGGCTGGCCGCCAGCTCGGCCGACAGGACATACTGGCAGTTCCTCAGCGGCCAGGACGCCCTCCAGGAAG GGGTTGGCACGTACAAGCCGCACATGGGGGAGCATATCCAGGCTGTCTTCAGCACCTACTGA
- the LOC106112845 gene encoding zona pellucida sperm-binding protein 3-like, producing MKAFARGFVLALVAAAWAQDALVSVTCGHMWLSVAVPAGLLGSRVTGGELTLGSSCGVTAADQDGYRLEHPLEGCGTTLQLLPDSIHYSNVLHYHPLAGGAVARARPFSLPVDCYYPRMGSVSSRAIQPTWVPFGSTIAHQRPLRFALDVYDSTWSSRLLQPTYSLGDLINIEASVRTDPRLPLRVFVDECVASPSAAARLKYKVIADNGCLRDGQLGRSRFLPQRGDRFLRFQLDTFLFPNSSGSQIYLRCHLKAVAEGAASTAGKACSYDRVAAAWHSLDGADCSCCGSPAGCGGRRRRWLPGSVGLLGEASIRVGPLGLLSALPGSSPVPTELPTAPEPSTALPPHPSIPVVRGEKRDSGPALPVPGTMLAMVAMCSILAAVAMAGCYCSVRRRRSGHQLGGAEEDVGERSAVAMTPTTASGAQAIPGDPPLLWTLPSLPSF from the exons ATGAAGGCTTTTGCAAGGGGCTTTGTGCTCGCTCTtgtggctgcagcctgggcgCAGGATGCCCTGG TCTCTGTTACGTGTGGCCACATGTGGCTCTCCGTGGCGGTGCCGGCTGGGCTCCTGGGGAGCCGTGTGACCGGTGGGGAGCTGACTCTGGGATCTAGCTGTGGGGTGACGGCTGCTGACCAGGACGGGTACCGGCTGGAGCACCCGCTGGAGGGCTGTGGGACCACCCTGCAG ctcctcccgGACAGCATCCACTACAGCAATGTCCTCCACTACCACCCCTTGGCTGGGGGGGCCGTGGCTCGAGCCAGacccttctccctccctgtggACTGTTACTACCCCAG GATGGGCAGTGTTTCATCCAGGGCCATCCAGCCCACCTGGGTCCCCTTTGGCTCCACCATCGCTCACCAGAGACCCCTGCGCTTTGCCCTGGATGTATATGACA GTACCTGGTCCTCCCGCCTGCTCCAGCCCACCTATTCCCTGGGGGATCTGATAAATATTGAGGCCTCGGTGAGAACCGACCCCCGCCTGCCCCTGAGGGTCTTCGTGGATGAGTGTGTGGCCAGCCCCAGCGCGGCAGCACGGCTGAAATACAAGGTCATCGCTGACAACGG GTGCCTGCGGGATGGGCAGCTTGGTCGCTCTCGCTTCCTACCCCAGCGTGGAGACCGCTTCCTCCGCTTCCAGCTGGAcaccttcctcttcccaaaCTCCTCCGGCAGCCAG ATCTACCTCCGCTGTCACCTGAAGGCTGTGGCAGAgggggctgccagcactgctggcaaaGCCTGTTCCTATGACCGTGTGGCAGCCGCCTGGCATTCCCTGGATGGGGCCGACTGCTCGTGCTGCGGCTCTCCGGCCGGCtgcgggggccggcggcggcgctggcTACCTGGCAGCGTGG GGCTCCTTGGGGAAGCCAGCATCCGTGTCGGTCCCCTGGGGCTGCTTTCGGCTCTGCCTGGTTCATCCCCCGTGCCCACGGAGCTCCCGACTGCACCGGAGCCCAGCACGGCtctgcctccccacccctccatcCCTGTGGTGCGGGGGGAGAAGAGGGACTCTG GGCCAGCGCTCCCTGTCCCTGGCACCATGCTGGCCATGGTGGCCATGTGCTCCATCCTTGCCGCTGTGGCCATGGCTGGCTGCTACTGCTCGGTGCGCCGCCGCCGGAGTGGGCACCAGCTGGGGGGGGCCGAGGAAGATGTGGGGGAGCGCTCTGCTGTGGCCATGACCCCTACCACAGCCAGTGGTGCCCA